One region of Oncorhynchus mykiss isolate Arlee chromosome 8, USDA_OmykA_1.1, whole genome shotgun sequence genomic DNA includes:
- the LOC110530271 gene encoding centrosome and spindle pole-associated protein 1 isoform X3, whose amino-acid sequence MEMDNELKKFIQQQKARVEDTKSTLPGNKEESCCLSLPLGRDYERKKQKLHQELRLDYRHFMAQKKSVNAAEPGPPLPLGERRAAKEQIAFLRVPPDLPDVHCSPRPPVHPKRVPSRRETATLTEGKRGLHRGGHFLVEGSVKEGLRPEDELLLPREKARLVRVDYDSEEDLTEEDLDLMERRRLRQTGSERGEERRRLRRHYKTDFRDISRLRDRRVELPDDYTETRHYADRKETNGSVVPDEDYLEARWGTSSLTPKAKLQVPAGMKPNGRSRSSTKKDEPEFATGLMIGAADADAALQRRKERYRQELQEQIAEQQRNKKREKDLELRVAVTRSTDPEKQADWIKPLGAVNGGDHARKRNDSFYPPGQGVDVPGDELNGRPSEESRERLPPEQPRVAFQSPLLEYSHALGLSSRGISPYSQAIHRNMDTPRIPGFLPHPPSTLADAHRSPYDKVYLYHGARNPLDPNPANYGQILLTGGGQPVSYLSLPPPGPHPSQAQHSPPSQHSGSSHPEPPPQPASDAAIMGSGIGGFPAEQIKPSKQCVLSYKEALRQQGDTRKGSSQLFCQIQDRQERRRLDREERDRYEAKLEADMKNHDPWGRGGGGAPLRDSRGNLITDLHQMHKHNEEAYINPETWQKMATATMTVLREEDTRPPSTHRVSGFVQAPLFARGSVFGNRPTPQQVHEQDKHKAYLKQQIEEKRKKEAEERESQRLEEEKEEKRLFEQRERIQREYEEEQDRKKRKEMEQKAKNEQLIRLAEERKKEVERKKKEAEEKENSALRKQYEKERQARLEEVPREPSPPIPTLRKRYQAPQYTPRPPSMDSRRSTAVSLSEHSLSGLQSPPVPARWNQLRAAEDQRGVISELSVLRRQLRSEQKRLEVQLLQSEWEELGSPMSDRLTDTVSRLRDRPQVDVFDMARLRLQAPVRRPSSRNTEPNSLHRIHDSLQLRYRDVDSREEEGHGYCEPPRDRAGQRVDIQRRAGYRVQQRRINSLREPVDDCFDLAPPQQQDHYLRNAVGDPMRGSLLESDSAFIDPMRETFPVPPTPEQKPQISARERRRLAKRADLHNERVCTREPVDQPENYSHQSETSLNTEQHGRGHNHHRTKRLPAMSRGTADLSSDEDASPQVSPRAPEPRGSVDMVAMEPWIRPGTSETLKRLMTGQTPQGERLSSRESAVQDWESPSTHHS is encoded by the exons ATGGAGATGGATAATGAACTTAAGAAATTCATCCAGCAACAGAAGGCCAGAGTAGAGGATACAAAATCCACCTTACCTGGAAATAAGG AGGAGAGTTGTTGTCTAAGTTTACCTTTGGGTAGAGACTATGAGAGGAAGAAACAGAAGTTACATCAAGAGCTCCGTCTGGACTACAGACACTTCATGGCTCAG AAAAAAAGTGTGAATGCTGCTGAACCAGGCCCACCCCTTCCCCTTGGTGAGAGGAGAGCTGCTAAG GAGCAGATTGCCTTTCTCAGAGTTCCTCCAGACCTCCCTGATGTTCACTGCAGCCCCAGACCCCCGGTGCACCCTAAGAGGGTCCCCTCTAGGAGAGAGACAGCCACGCTGACTGAAGGCAAGAGGGGGCTGCACAGGGGAGGACACTTCCTGGTGGAGGGCAGTGTGAAGGAGGGCCTGAGGCCTGAGGATGAGCTGCTCCTTCCTAGAGAGAAGGCCAGGCTGGTGAGAGTGGACTATGACTCTGAGGAGGACCTCACAGAGGAAGATCTGGATCTTATGGAGAGGAGGCGGCTCAGACAGACGGGGtctgagagaggagaagagaggaggcggCTAAGAAGACACTACAAAACGGACTTCAG GGACATATCAAGGCTCAGGGACAGGAGAGTTGAGCTGCCTGACGACTACACAGAGACGCGTCATTATGCAGACAGGAAGGAGACTAACGGGTCTGTTGTTCCCGATGAGGATTACTTAGAGGCACGCTGGGGGACATCATCTCTAACCCCCAAAGCCAA GCTGCAGGTACCAGCAGGGATGAAACCCAATGGAAGATCCAGATCCTCTACCAAGAAGGACGAGCCCGAGTTTGCTACCGGACTAATGATTG GGGCTGCAGATGCAGATGCTGCCTTgcagagaaggaaggagaggtacAGGCAGGAGCTGCAGGAGCAGATAGCTGAACAGCAGAGGAATAAGAAAAG AGAGAAGGATTTGGAGCTCAGAGTTGCTGTGACAAGGTCGACTGACCCGGAGAAACAGGCAGATTGGATCAAACCGCTTGGGGCAGTGAATGGTGGCGACCATGCCAGAAAGAGAAATGACAGCTTTTACCCACCAGGCCAAGGTGTGGACGTACCAGGTGATGAGTTAAATGGGAGACCCAGTGAGGAGAGCCGAGAGAGGCTTCCCCCTGAGCAGCCCCGCGTGGCCTTCCAGTCCCCCCTGCTGGAGTACAGCCATGCCCTGGGCCTCAGCAGTAGAGGCATCTCCCCTTACAGCCAGGCCATTCACAGGAACATGGACACCCCCAG GATTCCAGGTTTCCTTCCTCATCCACCATCCACATTGGCAGATGCACATAGAAGTCCCTATGACAAGGTCTACCTCTACCATGGAGCAAGGAATCCACTGGACCCTAACCCGGCCAACT ATGGTCAGATCCTGCTGACAGGAGGGGGGCAGCCTGTGTCCTACCTGAGCCTCCCTCCTCCAGGGCCTCACCCCAGCCAGGCACAGCACAGCCCTCCCAGTCAGCACAGTGGGAGCAGCCATCCAGAGCCCCCTCCACA ACCTGCCAGTGACGCTGCTATCATGGGTTCAGGGATTGGAGGATTTCCTGCCGAGCAGATCAAGCCATCTAAACAGTGTGTGTTAAGTTACAAGGAGGCACTGAGACAACAG GGAGACACCAGGAAAGGGAGCAGTCAGCTTTTTTGCCAG ATCCAGGATAGACAGGAGCGGCGGAGgctggacagggaggagagggatcgGTACGAGGCCAAGCTGGAGGCCGACATGAAGAACCACGACccctgggggagagggggaggaggagcaccCCTCAGAGACAGCAGGGGCAACCTCATCA CCGATCTGCACCAGATGCACAAGCATAATGAGGAGGCCTACATCAACCCTGAGACATGGCAGAAGATGGCGACAGCCACCATGACAGTACTCCGAGAGGAGGACACCAGACCTCCCTCCACCCACAGAGTCTCAG GTTTTGTTCAGGCTCCTTTGTTTGCCAGAGGCAGTGTTTTTGGTAACCGGCCCACACCACAGCAAGTCCACGAACAGGACAAGCACAAGGCTTACCTCAAACAACAG ATTGAAGAGAAGCGGAAGAAGGaggcggaggagcgagagagccagaggctggaggaggagaaggaggagaagaggctgTTTGAGCAGAGGGAACGCATCCAGAGAGAGTATGAAGAAGAACAGGACAGGAAGAAGCGCAAGGAGATGGAG CAAAAAGCCAAGAATGAGCAGCTGATCCGTCTGGCTGAGGAGCGAaagaaggaggtggagaggaagaagaaagaggcagaggagaaggagaactCTGCCCTGAGGAAGCAGTATGAGAAGGAGAGACAAGCACGTCTAGAGGAG GTACCAAGGGAGCCGTCTCCCCCCATCCCCACCCTCCGGAAGAGGTATCAGGCTCCCCAGTACACCCCCAGACCTCCGTCCATGGACAGCCGTCGCTCTACTGCCGTCTCCCTGTCT GAGCATTCTCTATCAGGGCTCCAGTCCCCTCCAGTCCCAGCCCGCTGGAACCAGCTGAGAGCTGCCG AAGACCAGCGGGGTGTGATCAGTGAACTGTCGGTGCTGCGCAGACAGCTGCGTAGCGAGCAGAAACGCCTGGAGGTCCAGCTACTGCAGTCAGAGTGGGAGGAGCTGGGCTCACCTATGAGTGATAG GCTGACCGATACTGTGtccaggctcagggacaggcCCCAGGTGGATGTGTTTGACATGGCCAGACTGCGGCTGCAGGCCCCTGTCAGGAGACCCtcctccaggaacacagagcccaACTCCCTGCATAGGATCCATGACTCCCTACAGCTCCGATACAGAG ATGTTGATTCCAGAGAGGAGGAAGGTCATGGTTACTGTGAGCCCCCTAGGGACAGAGCTGGACAGAGGGTGGACATCCAGAGACGGGCTGGTTACAGGGTGCAGCAGCGCAGGATCAACAGCCTGAGAGAACCTGTTGACG ATTGTTTTGACCTGGCACCACCCCAGCAACAAGACCATTACTTG AGGAATGCAGTGGGGGATCCTATGAGAGGTTCCCTGTTGGAGTCTGACAGTGCCTTCATTG ATCCCATGAGGGAAACCTTTCCAGTGCCCCCCACACCTGAGCAGAAGCCCCAGATCTCAGCCAGGGAGAGGAGGCGGCTGGCCAAGAGGGCAGACCTGCACAAT GAACGGGTGTGCACCAGAGAGCCTGTGGACCAGCCAGAGAACTACTCCCACCagtcagagaccagtctcaacacTGAGCAGCATGGCAGAGGGCATAACCACCATAGGACCAAGAGGCTGCCGGCTATGAGCCGCGGAACAG CAGACCTGTCTAGCGATGAAGATGCGTCTCCGCAGGTTTCCCCTCGTGCCCCAGAACCCCGGGGCTCAGTGGATATGGTTGCCATGGAGCCCTGGATCAGACCAGGCACCTCAGAGACTCTGAAGCGCTTAATGACCGGTCAGACCCCCCAAGGGGAGAGGCTGAGCAGCAGAGAGTCTGCCGTCCAGGACTGGGAAAGCCCCTCTACCCATCATAGCTAA
- the LOC110530271 gene encoding centrosome and spindle pole-associated protein 1 isoform X4, with protein MEMDNELKKFIQQQKARVEDTKSTLPGNKEESCCLSLPLGRDYERKKQKLHQELRLDYRHFMAQKKSVNAAEPGPPLPLGERRAAKEQIAFLRVPPDLPDVHCSPRPPVHPKRVPSRRETATLTEGKRGLHRGGHFLVEGSVKEGLRPEDELLLPREKARLVRVDYDSEEDLTEEDLDLMERRRLRQTGSERGEERRRLRRHYKTDFRDISRLRDRRVELPDDYTETRHYADRKETNGSVVPDEDYLEARWGTSSLTPKAKLQVPAGMKPNGRSRSSTKKDEPEFATGLMIGAADADAALQRRKERYRQELQEQIAEQQRNKKREKDLELRVAVTRSTDPEKQADWIKPLGAVNGGDHARKRNDSFYPPGQGVDVPGDELNGRPSEESRERLPPEQPRVAFQSPLLEYSHALGLSSRGISPYSQAIHRNMDTPRIPGFLPHPPSTLADAHRSPYDKVYLYHGARNPLDPNPANYGQILLTGGGQPVSYLSLPPPGPHPSQAQHSPPSQHSGSSHPEPPPHRPASDAAIMGSGIGGFPAEQIKPSKQCVLSYKEALRQQGDTRKGSSQLFCQIQDRQERRRLDREERDRYEAKLEADMKNHDPWGRGGGGAPLRDSRGNLITDLHQMHKHNEEAYINPETWQKMATATMTVLREEDTRPPSTHRVSGFVQAPLFARGSVFGNRPTPQQVHEQDKHKAYLKQQIEEKRKKEAEERESQRLEEEKEEKRLFEQRERIQREYEEEQDRKKRKEMEQKAKNEQLIRLAEERKKEVERKKKEAEEKENSALRKQYEKERQARLEEVPREPSPPIPTLRKRYQAPQYTPRPPSMDSRRSTAVSLSEHSLSGLQSPPVPARWNQLRAADQRGVISELSVLRRQLRSEQKRLEVQLLQSEWEELGSPMSDRLTDTVSRLRDRPQVDVFDMARLRLQAPVRRPSSRNTEPNSLHRIHDSLQLRYRDVDSREEEGHGYCEPPRDRAGQRVDIQRRAGYRVQQRRINSLREPVDDCFDLAPPQQQDHYLRNAVGDPMRGSLLESDSAFIDPMRETFPVPPTPEQKPQISARERRRLAKRADLHNERVCTREPVDQPENYSHQSETSLNTEQHGRGHNHHRTKRLPAMSRGTADLSSDEDASPQVSPRAPEPRGSVDMVAMEPWIRPGTSETLKRLMTGQTPQGERLSSRESAVQDWESPSTHHS; from the exons ATGGAGATGGATAATGAACTTAAGAAATTCATCCAGCAACAGAAGGCCAGAGTAGAGGATACAAAATCCACCTTACCTGGAAATAAGG AGGAGAGTTGTTGTCTAAGTTTACCTTTGGGTAGAGACTATGAGAGGAAGAAACAGAAGTTACATCAAGAGCTCCGTCTGGACTACAGACACTTCATGGCTCAG AAAAAAAGTGTGAATGCTGCTGAACCAGGCCCACCCCTTCCCCTTGGTGAGAGGAGAGCTGCTAAG GAGCAGATTGCCTTTCTCAGAGTTCCTCCAGACCTCCCTGATGTTCACTGCAGCCCCAGACCCCCGGTGCACCCTAAGAGGGTCCCCTCTAGGAGAGAGACAGCCACGCTGACTGAAGGCAAGAGGGGGCTGCACAGGGGAGGACACTTCCTGGTGGAGGGCAGTGTGAAGGAGGGCCTGAGGCCTGAGGATGAGCTGCTCCTTCCTAGAGAGAAGGCCAGGCTGGTGAGAGTGGACTATGACTCTGAGGAGGACCTCACAGAGGAAGATCTGGATCTTATGGAGAGGAGGCGGCTCAGACAGACGGGGtctgagagaggagaagagaggaggcggCTAAGAAGACACTACAAAACGGACTTCAG GGACATATCAAGGCTCAGGGACAGGAGAGTTGAGCTGCCTGACGACTACACAGAGACGCGTCATTATGCAGACAGGAAGGAGACTAACGGGTCTGTTGTTCCCGATGAGGATTACTTAGAGGCACGCTGGGGGACATCATCTCTAACCCCCAAAGCCAA GCTGCAGGTACCAGCAGGGATGAAACCCAATGGAAGATCCAGATCCTCTACCAAGAAGGACGAGCCCGAGTTTGCTACCGGACTAATGATTG GGGCTGCAGATGCAGATGCTGCCTTgcagagaaggaaggagaggtacAGGCAGGAGCTGCAGGAGCAGATAGCTGAACAGCAGAGGAATAAGAAAAG AGAGAAGGATTTGGAGCTCAGAGTTGCTGTGACAAGGTCGACTGACCCGGAGAAACAGGCAGATTGGATCAAACCGCTTGGGGCAGTGAATGGTGGCGACCATGCCAGAAAGAGAAATGACAGCTTTTACCCACCAGGCCAAGGTGTGGACGTACCAGGTGATGAGTTAAATGGGAGACCCAGTGAGGAGAGCCGAGAGAGGCTTCCCCCTGAGCAGCCCCGCGTGGCCTTCCAGTCCCCCCTGCTGGAGTACAGCCATGCCCTGGGCCTCAGCAGTAGAGGCATCTCCCCTTACAGCCAGGCCATTCACAGGAACATGGACACCCCCAG GATTCCAGGTTTCCTTCCTCATCCACCATCCACATTGGCAGATGCACATAGAAGTCCCTATGACAAGGTCTACCTCTACCATGGAGCAAGGAATCCACTGGACCCTAACCCGGCCAACT ATGGTCAGATCCTGCTGACAGGAGGGGGGCAGCCTGTGTCCTACCTGAGCCTCCCTCCTCCAGGGCCTCACCCCAGCCAGGCACAGCACAGCCCTCCCAGTCAGCACAGTGGGAGCAGCCATCCAGAGCCCCCTCCACA CAGACCTGCCAGTGACGCTGCTATCATGGGTTCAGGGATTGGAGGATTTCCTGCCGAGCAGATCAAGCCATCTAAACAGTGTGTGTTAAGTTACAAGGAGGCACTGAGACAACAG GGAGACACCAGGAAAGGGAGCAGTCAGCTTTTTTGCCAG ATCCAGGATAGACAGGAGCGGCGGAGgctggacagggaggagagggatcgGTACGAGGCCAAGCTGGAGGCCGACATGAAGAACCACGACccctgggggagagggggaggaggagcaccCCTCAGAGACAGCAGGGGCAACCTCATCA CCGATCTGCACCAGATGCACAAGCATAATGAGGAGGCCTACATCAACCCTGAGACATGGCAGAAGATGGCGACAGCCACCATGACAGTACTCCGAGAGGAGGACACCAGACCTCCCTCCACCCACAGAGTCTCAG GTTTTGTTCAGGCTCCTTTGTTTGCCAGAGGCAGTGTTTTTGGTAACCGGCCCACACCACAGCAAGTCCACGAACAGGACAAGCACAAGGCTTACCTCAAACAACAG ATTGAAGAGAAGCGGAAGAAGGaggcggaggagcgagagagccagaggctggaggaggagaaggaggagaagaggctgTTTGAGCAGAGGGAACGCATCCAGAGAGAGTATGAAGAAGAACAGGACAGGAAGAAGCGCAAGGAGATGGAG CAAAAAGCCAAGAATGAGCAGCTGATCCGTCTGGCTGAGGAGCGAaagaaggaggtggagaggaagaagaaagaggcagaggagaaggagaactCTGCCCTGAGGAAGCAGTATGAGAAGGAGAGACAAGCACGTCTAGAGGAG GTACCAAGGGAGCCGTCTCCCCCCATCCCCACCCTCCGGAAGAGGTATCAGGCTCCCCAGTACACCCCCAGACCTCCGTCCATGGACAGCCGTCGCTCTACTGCCGTCTCCCTGTCT GAGCATTCTCTATCAGGGCTCCAGTCCCCTCCAGTCCCAGCCCGCTGGAACCAGCTGAGAGCTGCCG ACCAGCGGGGTGTGATCAGTGAACTGTCGGTGCTGCGCAGACAGCTGCGTAGCGAGCAGAAACGCCTGGAGGTCCAGCTACTGCAGTCAGAGTGGGAGGAGCTGGGCTCACCTATGAGTGATAG GCTGACCGATACTGTGtccaggctcagggacaggcCCCAGGTGGATGTGTTTGACATGGCCAGACTGCGGCTGCAGGCCCCTGTCAGGAGACCCtcctccaggaacacagagcccaACTCCCTGCATAGGATCCATGACTCCCTACAGCTCCGATACAGAG ATGTTGATTCCAGAGAGGAGGAAGGTCATGGTTACTGTGAGCCCCCTAGGGACAGAGCTGGACAGAGGGTGGACATCCAGAGACGGGCTGGTTACAGGGTGCAGCAGCGCAGGATCAACAGCCTGAGAGAACCTGTTGACG ATTGTTTTGACCTGGCACCACCCCAGCAACAAGACCATTACTTG AGGAATGCAGTGGGGGATCCTATGAGAGGTTCCCTGTTGGAGTCTGACAGTGCCTTCATTG ATCCCATGAGGGAAACCTTTCCAGTGCCCCCCACACCTGAGCAGAAGCCCCAGATCTCAGCCAGGGAGAGGAGGCGGCTGGCCAAGAGGGCAGACCTGCACAAT GAACGGGTGTGCACCAGAGAGCCTGTGGACCAGCCAGAGAACTACTCCCACCagtcagagaccagtctcaacacTGAGCAGCATGGCAGAGGGCATAACCACCATAGGACCAAGAGGCTGCCGGCTATGAGCCGCGGAACAG CAGACCTGTCTAGCGATGAAGATGCGTCTCCGCAGGTTTCCCCTCGTGCCCCAGAACCCCGGGGCTCAGTGGATATGGTTGCCATGGAGCCCTGGATCAGACCAGGCACCTCAGAGACTCTGAAGCGCTTAATGACCGGTCAGACCCCCCAAGGGGAGAGGCTGAGCAGCAGAGAGTCTGCCGTCCAGGACTGGGAAAGCCCCTCTACCCATCATAGCTAA
- the LOC110530271 gene encoding centrosome and spindle pole-associated protein 1 isoform X1: protein MEMDNELKKFIQQQKARVEDTKSTLPGNKEESCCLSLPLGRDYERKKQKLHQELRLDYRHFMAQKKSVNAAEPGPPLPLGERRAAKEQIAFLRVPPDLPDVHCSPRPPVHPKRVPSRRETATLTEGKRGLHRGGHFLVEGSVKEGLRPEDELLLPREKARLVRVDYDSEEDLTEEDLDLMERRRLRQTGSERGEERRRLRRHYKTDFRDISRLRDRRVELPDDYTETRHYADRKETNGSVVPDEDYLEARWGTSSLTPKAKLQVPAGMKPNGRSRSSTKKDEPEFATGLMIGAADADAALQRRKERYRQELQEQIAEQQRNKKREKDLELRVAVTRSTDPEKQADWIKPLGAVNGGDHARKRNDSFYPPGQGVDVPGDELNGRPSEESRERLPPEQPRVAFQSPLLEYSHALGLSSRGISPYSQAIHRNMDTPRIPGFLPHPPSTLADAHRSPYDKVYLYHGARNPLDPNPANYGQILLTGGGQPVSYLSLPPPGPHPSQAQHSPPSQHSGSSHPEPPPHRPASDAAIMGSGIGGFPAEQIKPSKQCVLSYKEALRQQGDTRKGSSQLFCQIQDRQERRRLDREERDRYEAKLEADMKNHDPWGRGGGGAPLRDSRGNLITDLHQMHKHNEEAYINPETWQKMATATMTVLREEDTRPPSTHRVSGFVQAPLFARGSVFGNRPTPQQVHEQDKHKAYLKQQIEEKRKKEAEERESQRLEEEKEEKRLFEQRERIQREYEEEQDRKKRKEMEQKAKNEQLIRLAEERKKEVERKKKEAEEKENSALRKQYEKERQARLEEVPREPSPPIPTLRKRYQAPQYTPRPPSMDSRRSTAVSLSEHSLSGLQSPPVPARWNQLRAAEDQRGVISELSVLRRQLRSEQKRLEVQLLQSEWEELGSPMSDRLTDTVSRLRDRPQVDVFDMARLRLQAPVRRPSSRNTEPNSLHRIHDSLQLRYRDVDSREEEGHGYCEPPRDRAGQRVDIQRRAGYRVQQRRINSLREPVDDCFDLAPPQQQDHYLRNAVGDPMRGSLLESDSAFIDPMRETFPVPPTPEQKPQISARERRRLAKRADLHNERVCTREPVDQPENYSHQSETSLNTEQHGRGHNHHRTKRLPAMSRGTADLSSDEDASPQVSPRAPEPRGSVDMVAMEPWIRPGTSETLKRLMTGQTPQGERLSSRESAVQDWESPSTHHS from the exons ATGGAGATGGATAATGAACTTAAGAAATTCATCCAGCAACAGAAGGCCAGAGTAGAGGATACAAAATCCACCTTACCTGGAAATAAGG AGGAGAGTTGTTGTCTAAGTTTACCTTTGGGTAGAGACTATGAGAGGAAGAAACAGAAGTTACATCAAGAGCTCCGTCTGGACTACAGACACTTCATGGCTCAG AAAAAAAGTGTGAATGCTGCTGAACCAGGCCCACCCCTTCCCCTTGGTGAGAGGAGAGCTGCTAAG GAGCAGATTGCCTTTCTCAGAGTTCCTCCAGACCTCCCTGATGTTCACTGCAGCCCCAGACCCCCGGTGCACCCTAAGAGGGTCCCCTCTAGGAGAGAGACAGCCACGCTGACTGAAGGCAAGAGGGGGCTGCACAGGGGAGGACACTTCCTGGTGGAGGGCAGTGTGAAGGAGGGCCTGAGGCCTGAGGATGAGCTGCTCCTTCCTAGAGAGAAGGCCAGGCTGGTGAGAGTGGACTATGACTCTGAGGAGGACCTCACAGAGGAAGATCTGGATCTTATGGAGAGGAGGCGGCTCAGACAGACGGGGtctgagagaggagaagagaggaggcggCTAAGAAGACACTACAAAACGGACTTCAG GGACATATCAAGGCTCAGGGACAGGAGAGTTGAGCTGCCTGACGACTACACAGAGACGCGTCATTATGCAGACAGGAAGGAGACTAACGGGTCTGTTGTTCCCGATGAGGATTACTTAGAGGCACGCTGGGGGACATCATCTCTAACCCCCAAAGCCAA GCTGCAGGTACCAGCAGGGATGAAACCCAATGGAAGATCCAGATCCTCTACCAAGAAGGACGAGCCCGAGTTTGCTACCGGACTAATGATTG GGGCTGCAGATGCAGATGCTGCCTTgcagagaaggaaggagaggtacAGGCAGGAGCTGCAGGAGCAGATAGCTGAACAGCAGAGGAATAAGAAAAG AGAGAAGGATTTGGAGCTCAGAGTTGCTGTGACAAGGTCGACTGACCCGGAGAAACAGGCAGATTGGATCAAACCGCTTGGGGCAGTGAATGGTGGCGACCATGCCAGAAAGAGAAATGACAGCTTTTACCCACCAGGCCAAGGTGTGGACGTACCAGGTGATGAGTTAAATGGGAGACCCAGTGAGGAGAGCCGAGAGAGGCTTCCCCCTGAGCAGCCCCGCGTGGCCTTCCAGTCCCCCCTGCTGGAGTACAGCCATGCCCTGGGCCTCAGCAGTAGAGGCATCTCCCCTTACAGCCAGGCCATTCACAGGAACATGGACACCCCCAG GATTCCAGGTTTCCTTCCTCATCCACCATCCACATTGGCAGATGCACATAGAAGTCCCTATGACAAGGTCTACCTCTACCATGGAGCAAGGAATCCACTGGACCCTAACCCGGCCAACT ATGGTCAGATCCTGCTGACAGGAGGGGGGCAGCCTGTGTCCTACCTGAGCCTCCCTCCTCCAGGGCCTCACCCCAGCCAGGCACAGCACAGCCCTCCCAGTCAGCACAGTGGGAGCAGCCATCCAGAGCCCCCTCCACA CAGACCTGCCAGTGACGCTGCTATCATGGGTTCAGGGATTGGAGGATTTCCTGCCGAGCAGATCAAGCCATCTAAACAGTGTGTGTTAAGTTACAAGGAGGCACTGAGACAACAG GGAGACACCAGGAAAGGGAGCAGTCAGCTTTTTTGCCAG ATCCAGGATAGACAGGAGCGGCGGAGgctggacagggaggagagggatcgGTACGAGGCCAAGCTGGAGGCCGACATGAAGAACCACGACccctgggggagagggggaggaggagcaccCCTCAGAGACAGCAGGGGCAACCTCATCA CCGATCTGCACCAGATGCACAAGCATAATGAGGAGGCCTACATCAACCCTGAGACATGGCAGAAGATGGCGACAGCCACCATGACAGTACTCCGAGAGGAGGACACCAGACCTCCCTCCACCCACAGAGTCTCAG GTTTTGTTCAGGCTCCTTTGTTTGCCAGAGGCAGTGTTTTTGGTAACCGGCCCACACCACAGCAAGTCCACGAACAGGACAAGCACAAGGCTTACCTCAAACAACAG ATTGAAGAGAAGCGGAAGAAGGaggcggaggagcgagagagccagaggctggaggaggagaaggaggagaagaggctgTTTGAGCAGAGGGAACGCATCCAGAGAGAGTATGAAGAAGAACAGGACAGGAAGAAGCGCAAGGAGATGGAG CAAAAAGCCAAGAATGAGCAGCTGATCCGTCTGGCTGAGGAGCGAaagaaggaggtggagaggaagaagaaagaggcagaggagaaggagaactCTGCCCTGAGGAAGCAGTATGAGAAGGAGAGACAAGCACGTCTAGAGGAG GTACCAAGGGAGCCGTCTCCCCCCATCCCCACCCTCCGGAAGAGGTATCAGGCTCCCCAGTACACCCCCAGACCTCCGTCCATGGACAGCCGTCGCTCTACTGCCGTCTCCCTGTCT GAGCATTCTCTATCAGGGCTCCAGTCCCCTCCAGTCCCAGCCCGCTGGAACCAGCTGAGAGCTGCCG AAGACCAGCGGGGTGTGATCAGTGAACTGTCGGTGCTGCGCAGACAGCTGCGTAGCGAGCAGAAACGCCTGGAGGTCCAGCTACTGCAGTCAGAGTGGGAGGAGCTGGGCTCACCTATGAGTGATAG GCTGACCGATACTGTGtccaggctcagggacaggcCCCAGGTGGATGTGTTTGACATGGCCAGACTGCGGCTGCAGGCCCCTGTCAGGAGACCCtcctccaggaacacagagcccaACTCCCTGCATAGGATCCATGACTCCCTACAGCTCCGATACAGAG ATGTTGATTCCAGAGAGGAGGAAGGTCATGGTTACTGTGAGCCCCCTAGGGACAGAGCTGGACAGAGGGTGGACATCCAGAGACGGGCTGGTTACAGGGTGCAGCAGCGCAGGATCAACAGCCTGAGAGAACCTGTTGACG ATTGTTTTGACCTGGCACCACCCCAGCAACAAGACCATTACTTG AGGAATGCAGTGGGGGATCCTATGAGAGGTTCCCTGTTGGAGTCTGACAGTGCCTTCATTG ATCCCATGAGGGAAACCTTTCCAGTGCCCCCCACACCTGAGCAGAAGCCCCAGATCTCAGCCAGGGAGAGGAGGCGGCTGGCCAAGAGGGCAGACCTGCACAAT GAACGGGTGTGCACCAGAGAGCCTGTGGACCAGCCAGAGAACTACTCCCACCagtcagagaccagtctcaacacTGAGCAGCATGGCAGAGGGCATAACCACCATAGGACCAAGAGGCTGCCGGCTATGAGCCGCGGAACAG CAGACCTGTCTAGCGATGAAGATGCGTCTCCGCAGGTTTCCCCTCGTGCCCCAGAACCCCGGGGCTCAGTGGATATGGTTGCCATGGAGCCCTGGATCAGACCAGGCACCTCAGAGACTCTGAAGCGCTTAATGACCGGTCAGACCCCCCAAGGGGAGAGGCTGAGCAGCAGAGAGTCTGCCGTCCAGGACTGGGAAAGCCCCTCTACCCATCATAGCTAA